The Coccidioides posadasii str. Silveira chromosome 3, complete sequence genome contains a region encoding:
- a CDS encoding mitochondrial 37S ribosomal protein mS45 (EggNog:ENOG410PG5E~COG:J~BUSCO:9130at33183): protein MPPRIANPQRLSSSLATHISSSKSSLPSISPASTSSPSASSLSPFTCTSCSLRSSSRQSQRTFSSTAPPGTKLRRDMFSWLNGPGAAFKHPLPGSPNYLTAYDRQGRLLQALDAEGEGSNDGQKPEGSSAEAGDGIVPRESREPLKPFPLNPHFVSQSVLSEELRNEIYEQVKVRGKSVRAVSVLFGVDMRRVAAVVRLVELEKKMIKEKKPTALPYARAVLDMVPTTPLVKPPHKPVAHEPINDLPVHRLTEAQIFYPVSESRQFTRLDAGRVFSAAPALSRSEEGKPFNTPEAIAKITQRPDRIERVGKGPNAEQVLQPADVRIPHPHLVAFEHDHITYSGEATLRNQRFFERLEAEEAAAAEAKEIKKKKEESLTHRIQPAESRFEFRFRDVVVSREKIGTDGRGADAPGQRYGVPSYERKRGMVKIPTKVEV from the exons ATGCCTCCAAGAATAGCCAACCCTCAACGCCTTTCCTCCTCCCTTGCCACTCACATATCCTCATCTAAGTCCTCTCTTCCATCTATTTCACCTGCCTCCACATCTTCGCCATCGGCatcctccctctctcccttcACATGCACATCATGCTCCCTGCGTTCTTCCTCCCGCCAGTCCCAACGCACATTCAGCTCCACAGCTCCGCCCGGGACAAAACTGCGCCGTGACATGTTTTCATGGCTCAATGGCCCCGGCGCGGCCTTCAAGCACCCACTTCCTGGCAGCCCGAACTACCTTACCGCATATGACCGGCAGGGTAGGCTCCTTCAAGCACTAGATGCGGAAGGCGAAGGCTCGAACGACGGGCAGAAGCCCGAGGGTTCTTCTGCGGAGGCTGGTGATGGCATAGTTCCTCGCGAATCTCGAGAGCCTCTGAAGCCCTTCCCGCTTAACCCACACTTTGTCAGTCAGAGCGTTTTGAGTGAAGAGTTGCGGAATGAGATTTACGAACAGGTCAAGGTTAGAGGGAAGAGTGTGCGGGCAGTGAGTGTTTTGTTTGGTGTGGATATGAGACGAGTTGCGGCAGTGGTGAGATTGGTGGAACTGGAAAAGAAGATGATCAAAGAG AAAAAACCTACAGCTTTACCATACGCGCGCGCTGTGCTTGATATGGTCCCAACAACACCCTTGGTTAAACCGCCCCACAAGCCAGTAGCCCATGAACCCATCAATGATCTTCCTGTCCACCGTCTTACGGAAGCCCAAATCTTCTACCCGGTTTCAGAATCTCGTCAGTTCACCCGACTAGACGCAGGCAGAGTGTTCTCTGCCGCTCCAGCTCTATCACGATCCGAAGAAGGAAAGCCATTCAACACACCAGAAGCCATTGCCAAAATAACGCAACGCCCTGATAGAATCGAACGGGTGGGCAAAGGCCCCAACGCGGAACAAGTCCTTCAGCCCGCTGATGTCCGTATCCCCCACCCTCATCTTGTAGCCTTCGAACACGATCATATCACATATAGCGGTGAAGCGACCCTGCGCAACCAAAGATTCTTTGAACGCCTTGAGGCTGAAGAAGCTGCTGCGGCCGAGGCCAAGGagattaaaaagaaaaaggaagagtCGTTAACCCACCGTATTCAACCTGCCGAAAGCCGATTTGAGTTCCGCTTCCGCGACGTCGTCGTGAGTCGGGAAAAAATTGGGACTGACGGCCGTGGAGCGGATGCACCAGGTCAGAGATACGGTGTACCGAGCTATGAAAGGAAGAGAGGTATGGTTAAGATTCCGACAAAGGTGGAAGTTTAA
- a CDS encoding uncharacterized protein (SECRETED:SignalP(1-22)) yields MKSFTVLASAVLLALSLPTTYASPAEIRSSSGHQCTTYSRLFREENCAAVIRDGGGDRKQRCLSIKDKRDFACKKCEESRFKYQEASCDQCAGGSCETTCNEFRNRIELYC; encoded by the exons ATGAAATCCTTCACTGTGTTGGCTTCTGCTGTGCTCCTTGCCCTCTCGCTTCCTACTACATATGCCTCGCCAGCCGAAATTCGTTCCAGCTCGGGCCACCAGTGTACAACGTACAGCAGACTATTCAGAGAAGAAAACTGTGCTGCCGTTATAAGAGATGGAGGTGGTGACAGGAAGCAGAGATGCCTTAGCATTAAGGATAAGAGG GACTTCGCTTGCAAAAAATGCGAAGAGAGTCGGTTTAAATATCAAGAAGCAAGCTGTGATCAGTGTGCAGGCGGCTCATGCGAAACTACCTGCAACGAATTTAGGAACCGGATA GAGCTATATTGCTAA
- a CDS encoding uncharacterized protein (EggNog:ENOG410PS89~COG:S) → MEPPRPALPPGYHLVEGTPDAAAYCHLRTTSGLSPKTEEQARIALAGTWYMCYVTYTKPQSHKSADNFTDVGAGDHLEQIAEVVGMGRIIGDGGWYFLIADIATLPEHQRRGVGDAIMTRLVHCVRSRAPPGALVALFADPPGRRLYKRHGFEETAPGSLGMAIEL, encoded by the coding sequence ATGGAACCACCTCGCCCAGCCCTCCCTCCAGGCTACCACCTCGTCGAGGGCACGCCGGATGCAGCCGCGTACTGCCACCTTCGAACAACCAGCGGCCTTTCTCCCAAaactgaagagcaagcgCGCATCGCGCTAGCGGGTACTTGGTACATGTGCTACGTCACGTACACCAAACCGCAGAGCCATAAAAGTGCCGATAACTTCACTGACGTCGGCGCTGGCGATCATCTCGAACAGATCGCTGAAGTGGTGGGAATGGGCCGGATTATCGGTGATGGAGGGTGGTATTTTCTCATTGCAGACATTGCAACTCTCCCAGAACATCAACGGCGAGGAGTGGGCGATGCCATCATGACGAGACTTGTGCACTGTGTCCGATCACGCGCTCCCCCGGGGGCCTTGGTCGCTCTGTTTGCCGACCCGCCTGGAAGACGCCTTTACAAACGGCATGGATTCGAGGAGACGGCTCCAGGTTCTCTAGGGATGGCAATTGAACTGTGA
- a CDS encoding uncharacterized protein (EggNog:ENOG410QDTB~COG:A): protein MYQVAYSRQTAPLYENGLQRNPSNVSTPAAPHLSISTSNPLPSAMNRMPSDVFSPVASQPSALSSTFSYALTPIGKTPAFEPQNPGLSLAADSERPLSGMNNENVAPGSINLPAGHAAMLIRRLPRNTSHEALRTMLLFTKNFINTTFVPNTYPDDGDLLTAVAFFETRSAAEEAREMLNGKRNSTNEANMIVEVILDAPSATAMLQRRNTIDQVPRSSVINSLSQVTPPGLASQPNLLSRFDQGVASNGTVGHNDFQSPDQASRLQSLFSSQSPLGDGLNGRPRITGKSVIDQEVDEDTGELLKDPIAYARNGHSGSMAMPRRSTNPPMPLSNFGNLSLSTNLTSPSLQSFGSGTSTRPTPSSAMSPNFPNIGPNNGYHQTTYHRLNYPPVNPADQNPPCNTLYVGNLPPDTSEDELKALFSRQRGYKRMIFRQKPNGPICFVEFDDISWATKSLKELYGYELSNSIKGGIRLSFSKNPLGVRNSQAGNMHSTNPMTSHASINAINGPGLIGTPRFSTASGPPPGLSAPPGLPIPMGMATNGLPSPHPGHNNGTSSNTFVPNPGLGIGINPIGNGMGRLRQASLNDTIIGNPAAGPALSAMNGAGYPDYMMGPILKRHGVRELWTLHVN from the exons ATGTATCAAGTGGCCTAT TCGAGGCAAACCGCGCCGCTGTATGAGAACGGACTCCAGCGCAACCCTTCCAACGTTTCCACACCGGCGGCGCCTCACCTCTCTATCTCCACTTCCAATCCTCTCCCATCTGCCATGAACAGAATGCCCTCCGATGTCTTCTCTCCCGTCGCGTCACAGCCCTCCGCGCTATCTTCTACCTTTTCTTACGCTCTCACTCCCATCGGAAAAACGCCTGCTTTTGAGCCACAAAACCCGGGCCTCAGTCTCGCTGCTGATTCCGAAAGGCCACTGTCGGGTATGAATAACGAAAACGTTGCTCCCGGCAGCATCAACTTGCCTGCAGGCCATGCTGCCATGCTAATACGACGACTTCCGAGGAATACCAGTCATGAAGCACTCCGAACCATGCTATTGTTCACGAAAAATTTCATTAATACGACTTTTGTTCCCAACACATATCCTGATGATGGGGATCTCCTGACTGCCGTGGCCTTCTTTGAGACACGATCAGCTGCTGAGGAAGCGCGGGAGATGCTGAATGGGAAACGAAACTCTACGAATGAAGCCAATATGATCGTCGAAGTCATTTTAGACGCTCCATCCGCTACAGCTATGCTGCAAAGACGCAATACCATCGACCAAGTTCCACGTTCGAGCGTTATAAATTCTCTATCGCAGGTTACTCCACCAGGGTTGGCGTCGCAGCCCAATCTTCTATCGAGATTTGATCAAGGTGTAGCGTCAAACGGAACCGTCGGCCATAACGATTTTCAGTCTCCTGATCAAGCCTCCCGGCTTCAGTCTCTTTTCTCCTCGCAGTCGCCTCTCGGGGATGGCTTGAACGGGCGACCTCGCATCACTGGAAAATCCGTCATTGATCAAGAAGTCGACGAGGATACAGGAGAGCTTTTGAAGGACCCGATTGCATACGCACGAAATGGCCATTCCGGCTCCATGGCTATGCCGCGTCGTTCAACCAACCCTCCTATGCCTCTCAGCAATTTTGGCAACCTAAGTTTATCAACCAATTTGACATCCCCATCCTTACAGTCTTTCGGGAGTGGGACCTCTACGCGTCCTACGCCTTCTAGCGCAATGTCACCCAATTTCCCCAATATCGGACCGAATAATGGATACCATCAGACAACATATCATCGCCTTAACTATCCTCCGGTCAATCCGGCCGATCAAAACCCGCCGTGCAATACGTTGTACGTCGGAAATCTACCGCCCGATACTTCTGAAGACGAACTCAAAGCTTTGTTTTCCAGACAACGGGGATATAAGCGTATGATCTTCCGTCAAAAACCCAATGGACCGATATGCTTTGTTGAATTTGATGATATATCCTGGGCGACGAAGAGCTTGAAAGAGCTTTATGGATATGAGTTATCGAACAGTATCAAGGGCGGTATCCGTTTGAGCTTCTCCAAAAATCCGCTTGGGGTTCGGAACAGCCAAGCTGGAAATATGCATTCCACAAACCCAATGACTTCGCACGCGTCGATCAATGCAATCAATGGGCCGGGATTAATCGGCACTCCTCGATTCTCCACTGCCAGCGGGCCACCTCCAGGTCTGAGTGCACCGCCGGGATTACCCATACCCATGGGAATGGCGACGAATGGACTTCCATCTCCCCACCCCGGCCACAACAACGGAACTTCAAGCAACACCTTTGTACCAAATCCTGGTCTTGGGATCGGGATTAACCCCATCGGAAATGGCATGGGTCGACTCAGACAGGCTTCTCTGAACGATACGATCATTGGAAATCCAGCAGCAGGACCTGCTCTCAGCGCCATGAATGGTGCGGGATATCCTGATTATATGATGGGTC CGATACTGAAGCGTCATGGCGTAAGGGAACTCTGGACTCTGCACGTTAACTAG